Genomic segment of Thiobacillus sp.:
ACCTCGATCTCGTAGCCGCGCAGGTGGGGGCTGCCTTTGCTGTTGTTGTTCAGGTAACTCGCCTCCAGCACGTTGACGAAGCGCGTGGACCGGGTCAGGCCCAGGCTTTTCGCCAGGCCCGTGATCTCTGTCTTGGCCATGCGCAAGTCCAGGCGGCTGTCCATGGCCTGCTGGACCAGGTCTTTTTCAGCCAACGGCTCGGCGGGCAGGTCGGGCAGCCGGTCAGGCAGGTTGAAATGCCGCGCCTGGCCGGACAGGCCCAGCACCCGGGTCAGGCGTTCGCGTGCTGATGTTGCGTTCTGACGGGCCCGGGCCAGCTCGGCCGTGGCCTCGGCATACATCAGCTGTTCTTTCTGCTGGCGCAGGCGGCTGAAGTTGCCCACGTCGGCCATGCGCCGTGCCAGTTCCGAGCCAGCCTGGGTGGCGGACAGGACCTGTTCCTGGTACTTGGCACTTTCCTGGGCCGCCACCGCGTCGAAAAAGGCCTGTCGGGTCGTTTGCGCCAGATCGAGGGTTGCGTTGGCGACGCGCAATTGGGTGACTTCGAATCGGCGACGCTCGATATCACTGCGGGTGGACAAGGTCATCAGGCCCAGTAGATCGAACAGAAACTTACGTCCGTAGTCCACATCCCCGCCGCCTGACGTGCGTTCGAAGCTGAATACGGGATTGCGTAGCCGACCGGCCTGCACCAGGTCTGCTTCGGCAATGCCAAGACTCGCCATGTCCGCTTGCAGGCCGCGGTTGTTGAGCACGGCGATCTTGACCGCGGATTCAGCGGTGAGCGACTCGGCCAACAGGCGTTTCACCTCTTCCGCGACATGGGAGGAGTCCTGTTCGGTGCGGATCGGCTGGGCCGTCACCGCCATGCGTTCCTGGGTGATCGAGGTGACCTTGTCCAGGCCACCATCCGGGCTGAAGGAGGCGCAACCGCCCAGCACGCCCAGGCTCAGCAGCAAGGTGGGCAGTTTGGCCCTGCGCATCAGGGAAGCTCCGGCGATTGGGTACAAAGGATTCATGGCTGGCCTCCCTTGTGATGGTGGTGGCCACCCGTCTCCATCGATCCGGATTGGGGCGCTGAACTGTCTGCCCCTTTCCCGCCAACGGCACTGGCGGGCGCGACCATCATGTGGCCCATGTGGCCGTGCATAGGCCCCATAGCCTCGTTGGCCATGCGCCAGTCGGCTATGGGTGCCTCGCGGTAGGGGGTGTAATCGGCGGTGCTGGAACGGTATCCATCCTCGGGCGGTGAGGCCGCAGCCGCTGGCATGGCCACCGTCAGGATGAGGATGGCAAACATTGTTTTCATGGGGGCTTCCTCCTTGCAGGTCACGATGTTGTGAACGTGAGGCCATCCTGAATGTGTGACGCCAACGCGAACATGACGCGCGGATTACAAACCTGTCATGTCCATCAATGGGGCCACGGGCTGTGGCAGGATGTAGCCATCTGAAAGTCATCTGCCACATGAAAATCCTGATCGTTGAAGACGAACCCAAGACGGGCGACTACTTGAAACAGGGGCTCACCGAGGCCGGTTTCGTAGTTGATTTGGCACGGGACGGTTGGGATGGGCTGGAGTTGGCCCGAGCCGGCCAATACGATGTGGCCGTCCTGGACGTGATGCTGCCCGGGCTGGACGGCTGGCAGGTATTGGACGGCATACGTCGGGCCGGCCTGGAGACACCAGTGCTGTTCCTGACGGCACGGGATCAGGTCGAGGACCGGGTCAAGGGCCTCGAACTGGGTGCCGACGACTATCTGGTGAAGCCCTTCGCCTTTGCCGAACTACTCGCCCGGGTGAGGAGCCTGAGTCGGCGCGGGCGTGCCGGCCTGGAGCCGACGCTGCTCAAGGTGGCTGACCTGGAACTGGACCTGCTGCGCCGGCGTGCCAGCCGGGGCGGGCGGCGCATCGACCTCACCGCCAAGGAGTTCGCGCTGCTGGAACTGTTCATGCGCAGGCAGGGAGAAGTGCTGCCCCGATCCCTCATCGCCTCCCAAGTATGGGACATGAACTTCGACTCCGACACCAACGTCATCGACGTGGCGGTGCGCCGCCTGCGGGTGAAGATCGACGAGGGGCACGAACTCAAGCTCATCCACACCGTGCGCGGCATGGGCTACGTATTGGATGACAGTGAGCGTTGATTACGAATTCGAACATCGACAAGGAGCCCCCCTCTTATGACGACTACAACGGATGAGGTAAACGCATTGTGCTTCGGCTGCGTGTACTACCCGCCCAATCTACCCCACCACGCCTATGCTCAGGCCGACTGGGACATGCTCCAGGCCAAGTCATGTTCTTTTGAACTTGAACCAGCCAGCCCGCATTGTTTGGCCAATCGAAAAACGAGTTGCTCCCTCGTGGATCTGACGCCTAAGACCACCTCGCCATGAAGTCCCTATCGCTGACAGCTCGTATCAGCCTCTTGTTTGCCATTGCGGCAAGTGCGGTCCTGCTGGCAACGGGTTTATTTCTGTCACGCGCCGTCGAAATGCATTTTATCGAATCCGACCGGCATGAACTGGATGGCAAGCTGGAGCTGATTCGCCACCTGATCGAACGCGCTGACAGTCAAGAGGCCATGGCGCAGTTGCCGAAACAGCTGGATGATGCGCTGGTCGGACATCATGGCCTGTTCGTTGCGGTGACGGACGCCGATGGGGCCGTCTGGTTTGCCACGCCAGGCGCACCCTTCCCGGCCACCTTGTTGAATGCCAGCACCTGCTCCACCCAGCAGGCTGAGTGCTTGGCTGGTGGGCTCCGACAATGGCGTCTGGGGGAACATAACTACCGGGGCAAGGTCGTGCCTGTCGTCGCAGGCACCTCCGAAACCCAGTACGTCGCGGTGGCCCAGGATATCGGACATCACGAACTGTTCATGGCACGTTTCCACCTTACCCTGGGGCTGGCCATGACCCTGGCCGCCCTGGCGACCGCAGGGCTGGGGTGGTATGCCACCCATCGTGGTCTGGCTTCACTACGACGCTTCAGTGACCTTGCGACAGAGATATCGGCAGAACAACTCATGACCCGTTTGCCGGAGGAAGGCAGTCCTTCCGAGTTGAGAAAACTGGCGCAGTCGTTCAATGCCATGCTGGCCCGACTGGACGATTCCTTCCGGCGCTTGTCGGAGTTCTCGTCAGACATTGCCCATGAACTGCGGACGCCCATTTCCAACCTGATGACCCAGACACAAGTAGCCCTGAGCCGCGCCC
This window contains:
- a CDS encoding TolC family protein yields the protein MRRAKLPTLLLSLGVLGGCASFSPDGGLDKVTSITQERMAVTAQPIRTEQDSSHVAEEVKRLLAESLTAESAVKIAVLNNRGLQADMASLGIAEADLVQAGRLRNPVFSFERTSGGGDVDYGRKFLFDLLGLMTLSTRSDIERRRFEVTQLRVANATLDLAQTTRQAFFDAVAAQESAKYQEQVLSATQAGSELARRMADVGNFSRLRQQKEQLMYAEATAELARARQNATSARERLTRVLGLSGQARHFNLPDRLPDLPAEPLAEKDLVQQAMDSRLDLRMAKTEITGLAKSLGLTRSTRFVNVLEASYLNNNSKGSPHLRGYEIEVSLPIFDWGQARTAKAEALYTQAMHRVAEMAVNAESEVRDAYGAYRTAHDLARHYQDEIVPLARRISEENLLRYNGMLIGVWDLLADSRRQVANVNAAIQAKRDFWLAESNLQMAMTGSGAGSVSLSGGAAMTADAGGGH
- a CDS encoding heavy metal response regulator transcription factor, which gives rise to MKILIVEDEPKTGDYLKQGLTEAGFVVDLARDGWDGLELARAGQYDVAVLDVMLPGLDGWQVLDGIRRAGLETPVLFLTARDQVEDRVKGLELGADDYLVKPFAFAELLARVRSLSRRGRAGLEPTLLKVADLELDLLRRRASRGGRRIDLTAKEFALLELFMRRQGEVLPRSLIASQVWDMNFDSDTNVIDVAVRRLRVKIDEGHELKLIHTVRGMGYVLDDSER
- a CDS encoding heavy metal sensor histidine kinase, which produces MKSLSLTARISLLFAIAASAVLLATGLFLSRAVEMHFIESDRHELDGKLELIRHLIERADSQEAMAQLPKQLDDALVGHHGLFVAVTDADGAVWFATPGAPFPATLLNASTCSTQQAECLAGGLRQWRLGEHNYRGKVVPVVAGTSETQYVAVAQDIGHHELFMARFHLTLGLAMTLAALATAGLGWYATHRGLASLRRFSDLATEISAEQLMTRLPEEGSPSELRKLAQSFNAMLARLDDSFRRLSEFSSDIAHELRTPISNLMTQTQVALSRARGVDEYRGVLQSNVEEYERLARMTDEMLFLAKADNRLIVPNRETVDLTREAQDLIEFHGIVAEEHGIQILLEGEASVPGDRLMLRRGLSNLLANAIRHTSTGGSVTIRLTLESDHAVIAVENPGTISPEKLPHLFDRFYTGDPARSSGGTGLGLAIVRSIVDVHGGRISASTTAGRTVFEMWLPMKVI